CCCCGCCGCCCGGCGACGACGTGTACGGCGCGCCGACGGTGGCCCGGCCGGTCGGCCCACCACCGCGGTCGTACCGCAAGTCCCCCAGGTCGCGGCCCGGGGACCGGCCGTCGGCCGCACCGGACGACGGGCCACCTCCGCCCCCACCGCCCCCGCCGCCTCCTCCGCCGCCGGGGAGGCCGAAGGGGCGACGGTGATCCGCGCGGGGCGGCGAGCCAAGCCCGCGGCATGTGCCGTATGTGTCGTATGTGCCGTGGGAGCCGACCGGCCCCGCCGCGGACAAGTCGTGGCCCGTTGGTAAGGTCCGCGTCACCGGCCCGACGCCCAGAGTTCCGTGTCCGCCAGACGGACCACAGGGGCGCCGGGCACTGCGTGCCGGATACGGTGGGAACACCATGAGCGCTTCGCAGACCTCGTCCTCTGACGCCCCCACTCTCCTGGTCAAGATCTTCGGCAAGGACAGGCCGGGGATCACGGCCGGCCTCTTCGACACCCTCGCCGCCTACTCCGTCGACGTGGTCGACATCGAGCAGGTCGTCACCCGTGGCCGGATGGTGCTGTGCGCGCTCGTGACCGAGCCGCCGCACGGGCTGGAGGGGGACCTGCGGGCGACCGTCCACAGCTGGGCGGAGTCGATCAAGATGCAGGCCGAGATCATCTCCGGCCGCGGCGACAACCGGCCGCGTGGACTCGGACGTTCCCTGGTGACCGTGCTCGGGCATCCGCTCACCGCGGAGGCCACGGCCGCCATCGCGGCCCGGATCACCAAGGTCGGCGGCAATATCGACCGTATCTTCCGGCTCGCCAAGTACCCGGTGACGGCGGTGGAGTTCGCGGTGTCCGGCGTGGAGACCGAGCCGCTGCGCACCGCCCTCGTGACCGACGCGGCGGCACTCGGTGTCGACATCGCGGTCGTCGCGGCCGGACTGCACCGGCGCGCGCAGCGCCTGGTCGTCATGGACGTGGACTCGACGCTCATCCAGGACGAGGTGATCGAGCTCTTCGCCGCGCACGCCGGCTGCGAGGACGAGGTCGCCGAGGTGACGGCGGCCGCGATGCGCGGGGAACTGGACTTCGAGCAGTCGCTGCACGCGCGCGTGGCGCTGCTGCAGGGGCTGGACGCGTCGGTGGTGGACAAGGTGCGCAGCGAGGTGCGGCTGACGCCGGGGGCGCGCACGCTGATCCGCACGCTGAAGCGGCTCGGCTACCAGGTGGGGGTCGTCTCGGGCGGGTTCACGCAGGTCACGGACGATCTGAAGGAGCGGCTCGGGCTGGACTTCGCCCACGCCAACACGCTGGAGATCGTCGACGGGAAGCTCACCGGCAGGGTGACCGGGGAGATCGTGGACCGGGCGGGCAAGGCGCGGCTGCTGCGCCGGTTCGCCGCGGAGGCGGGTGTGCCGCTCGCCCAGACCGTGGCGATCGGCGACGGCGCCAATGACCTGGACATGCTCAACGCGGCCGGCCTCGGGGTCGCCTTCAATGCCAAGCCGATGGTGCGGGAGGCCGCGCACACCGCGGTGAACGTGCCCTTCCTGGACACGGTCCTGTACCTGCTGGGCGTCACCCGCGAAGAGGTCGAGGCGGCGGACGCGCACGAAGAGGACTGAGCCAGCCGTATCGCACAGCCGTATCGCGGAC
The nucleotide sequence above comes from Streptomyces sp. NL15-2K. Encoded proteins:
- the serB gene encoding phosphoserine phosphatase SerB produces the protein MSASQTSSSDAPTLLVKIFGKDRPGITAGLFDTLAAYSVDVVDIEQVVTRGRMVLCALVTEPPHGLEGDLRATVHSWAESIKMQAEIISGRGDNRPRGLGRSLVTVLGHPLTAEATAAIAARITKVGGNIDRIFRLAKYPVTAVEFAVSGVETEPLRTALVTDAAALGVDIAVVAAGLHRRAQRLVVMDVDSTLIQDEVIELFAAHAGCEDEVAEVTAAAMRGELDFEQSLHARVALLQGLDASVVDKVRSEVRLTPGARTLIRTLKRLGYQVGVVSGGFTQVTDDLKERLGLDFAHANTLEIVDGKLTGRVTGEIVDRAGKARLLRRFAAEAGVPLAQTVAIGDGANDLDMLNAAGLGVAFNAKPMVREAAHTAVNVPFLDTVLYLLGVTREEVEAADAHEED